The sequence below is a genomic window from Narcine bancroftii isolate sNarBan1 unplaced genomic scaffold, sNarBan1.hap1 Scaffold_248, whole genome shotgun sequence.
GAGAAAATCCGGGAGGCTAGAGACAAATATCAAAAAGGAGGTATGGGGTGATTGGACATGGAGATTGAAATTTTGGAGATTGGCCATGGTTAATGCACCTTGCTTTATATGGTTTAATGATTCTAGTGGGCTTATTTATTGGATTAGCCATCCTACGATGTATTATCACGAGATTAATTTGCTCAGCTACTGGAGCAATGCAGGTGGTATTAAAAAACCCCATGGTAGATGAACAATGACAAATTCAACTCATGTTAcaacaatttgaggaaacaaaaggtgaacaataatgcagtttaatcagaaatacatggtaaagagaaaaaaggaggaattgtgaaaaatggttgaaagtgaataaactcgcaccattctgtgaaaagtcatggaatgcaaagtatgtagattagctagtgggccccttcttatctcaagccccaaggatgcaaggatctggttcaagctggtacagtgacctaaggtagtctatagctagtactgcacttgcttaatagagacatgaatattaacttagacgcccttaaggagggaatgaactaattaacatagcatgtgatgtatgaagagggaggaactgagtgatacctgaattgatggaaagggagaaggagaaatggtgtaatgtattgggattctgattggaagaaggtaaatgaaggtggggtgatgttgagcccGAGACTGTACAAAGgaatgattctgaacctccggtgtgtctccagaccagggacacaaataaagctgaacctgttctccaagactttgtctccagagtagtgattgtgaacactttatatttcacagtaGGATGTTACTTGGaattcagggactgagttgcagggaaaggagtgtagaaggatgaggggagatttgatcgaggtgtttaaaatgatgaggaggacagacagaataaatgtaggtcggcttttcccactgaggggaggtgagatccaAACCGGAGGAcacaggttaagagtgaaagaggaaaagtttaggggaaacatgctCAGAGAgcaggtgggggtgtggaatgagctgaggtggtgaatgtgggctcactgttaacctcccctctctctccccttttccctccccttcttccctcctctctctcttcccccctctctctccctttctgccccctccccccgatGATCATCAATAACTTTAAAGATGAGAAATTGCCAGAACGATAGGCTTTTAATTGTTTAAAACTGTATGTACACTCATGTTACTTGGCCCAAGTTGAGTTGGTTCTGGGGTGGGGTCAAGACATAACAACCTTTATTAGTGTCAAAGGGAAGGCTTTCTGATACAGTCAGTATGGAGGCAGGCCAGAGATGTTAACCACTATTAATAGAATGGTATCACTACAGTCCTCTCCCTCTACATGACCCCATTGGCCCCATGAACTGGTTTGACATGTTCCGCCAGTGATCAGTATGCAGGAATCAGCAGTAAATTTATTCCTGGGAGATTGGAGATGTGGACAATGTGAAAGGTTGTCAGAGGTTCAGagaaaggaggggggggaagggagagggagagggggaagtgaagggaggagagagggtgggggggaaagagagatttAGTCATAAACCAGGAGTTCCACACAATTAAAAAGAAtaactctccctgtctctgtcagcccctctggtcccctcactcctgcctgtctctgtaaccccctcctgttccctacacccctccctgtctctgtaaccccctctggtccgctacactcctctctgtctctgtaaccccctttggtcccctacacccctccctgtctctgtaaccccctccagtcccttacacccctccctgtctctgtaaccccctcctgttccctacacccatccctgtctctgtaaccccttctggtcccctacacccctctctgtctctgtaaccccctttggtcccctacccccctccctgtctctaaccccctctggtcccttacacccctccctgtctctgtaacccccctccagtcccctacacaccTGCCTGTCTCTGTAAACTGAATCAAcaatctcacccctccctttcgtCTCGATTTTTCTTCCACAcatgggcctgtctaagagtctcttaaacgtTCCCAATTGGATGAGCCTCCATCACCTCCGGTCATGCATTCCAGGCTCTCACCACTCCCAGAGTTTTAACAAATACTTAGCCCTGACATCTACAGCGGAAACATTCCATCACCCCCTCACCCGACCCCAGGTTCCCCGCTTTCTGGGACAAGTGGGTGTTGACATGTGTTCCGGGACCCTCTCCCCGACCTGATTCAGACGGGGTGAAGGGAGGTTGTGCGGGGTGTTAGATTGATGGCATCTAAGGGGTTAACGAGTCCAATACTGGTAGGACTTCAGatcagggagaggggtgggaCGACGAGGAAAAGGGTGGACCGAGGCGAAGGGACGGGTGGAGGTGTGCGGAGAGGGAGGAGATGGGCAGGTGGGTAGAGTTTGTTGCCGTTCTCCCTTCCGCGTACCATCTCTCCCCCCATAGCTCCCAACACCTTTTGGAACAGGACGATCGCTGGGCAGGACTGCAAcgtgtggaggtgggggggtggggggggggggggttgtgccgAAGGTGGAGAAAGGAAAGACATGTCAGGTGGGTATCATGCGTCCTTCCGACTCCTTAACAGTCCCCTATTCgggctccttcccccctccctgtctctgtaacccccctccagtcccctacacaccTGCCTGTCTCTGTAAACTGAATCAACaatctcacccctccctctcacctcgatttttcttccactcatgggcctgtctaagagtctcttaaacattCCTAATTGGATGAGCCTCATTCACCGATCCCTGACGCACCCCACTCAccactggcctccaattcgacaaacaattttccaccacaactctctgtaaccccctccaatccctacacctctccctgtctctacCAACTGCtctggtttatatatagaataacagatccccaggagtgggtcacaggctgggatctgatctcgGGGTCCGGGGAGGAGTAATATATAGAATAATAGATCACCGGttatgggtcacaggctgggctAACATCTGATATCCTTGCTGGATAATTTGAGACCAACAGTCGAGTGTTTGTTCTGTGCTAGAACAGCAGGGAATTGTTCACCAACACAATTTATTCTGATCTCCATCTGTTCCCGGTATGTGACTCCCTCCTGTGACTCTCCCTCCGAGTGTACCACTTTCCTGACCAATATCGAACCAGCTTTTTTAATTGAGACATATTTCGGCCAAcgggtccgtgctgcccaattagacCCCATTGACTGACAAAATTTcgactggtgggaggaaaccagagctcctggtaaaaatccacatagacatggggataacatacacactcctcacagacagcgcaggattcgaacactggtccggtcccaattgctggtactgtaattgCGTTATATTAAATACCACATCAACAATGCTGTCCTCTTGCAAGAGGGAGTTGCAGTCAGAGAACTACAAAAATactctccccgctctctctccctctttctccccctctctccctcctctctccccctccccctctctccccttttctctccatttctctcttcccctctctctctcccccctcccccttctctctcccccccaccatctgCAGGAATTCCCACAATACGCACTCGATCCCGTCAGACAAAGCTCAAGCAAACAATCAATAGGTTAGAGTCTCAGCTGGCTGAACTTTGGAATCAATCACATCAACTTGTGGAGCTCTATGTAAGTCTATGGGGTTTACCCTCTCTCAGTGGGGATAGAGGAccagaggggttacagagacagggagggttgtcaGGGACCGGAGTGGGCTTCAGTGAGGGGTGTAGGTGACTGGAGGGGATTAATGTGATGGGGAAGGGcgaaggggaccggagggggttacagagatggggtggggtgtaggggaccggagggggtaatagagacggggaggggtgtaggggactggaggggataacagagacagggaggggagtaggggatcagagggggttacagagatggggtggggtgtaggggaccggaggggataACAGATACGGGGAGGGGTGTATCATAACATACTTGAAGATATCTTGTAAAATCTGGGATTGCTGTGAAATGcactaatgtgctggagaaactcccacTCACATTctgctctctcccccctccctccccccattcatctctctcaccttctctctccacctctctctctatctccatctctctcaccttctctctccccctcttctctccccccctctctccaccctctctctcccctctctccctccctctctctctctctccccctttctcttcaGCGGATGAAGCAGGGTTTCCCATTCAGTAAGCCAGATTATGACCCCCGGGTGGTCCTGCCCGGCTTGGAGGGGGTCCTTGGACGGCGGGGGGAGCTCCCCTGGCTCTTGGGCTGCCTGCGGTACATTGCCTTCCTCCGCCACTACCTGTGCCTCGTGCAGGACGATGTGCGGGACCTGCTGCCTGGCGATGGCCCCCTTACcggcctcctctcctccctcctcaccctcctCGAGGGTCTGGAGTTGAATGCCGAGGTGCTGCGGGGACTGCTGGAGCCTGGGGTGGGCCCAATGCCTAAGGAGCATTTCCCCCCCAGCTGGCCTCCGGCAGAGCCGGGAGAAGGCAACGTCTTCCGGAGGAAACAGCTGGGCCTGGCAGCCTGTATCAGCCTCATCGCCTGGCTGGGCCATTCCCGAGGAGGGTTCTTGGCCTTCCTGTGACCAGGGAGATCCCTCACTCTCCAGGACATTTCTGCACAGCTGGTGGGAGATCCCTCATGGCCAGTGGGAGATCCCAAATGGGGAGATCCCTCATTGCTGGGTTAAGATCCTTCATTCCCAGGGTGGATCACTCATGGCCAGTGAGATCCCTCTACTGGGGTCAGATCCCTCAGTTTCGGGGTTAAAAACCTCGTGGTGAGGGTGATCCCTCACCTCTGGGAAGATATGTCAGTGTCTGGGGTGGGATCCATCAAGCTGGTGGATGCTCCCTCACTTTCAGGGGTACTCCTCACTCTCGGGGTGCTCCCTGATCCCCGGGGATCACCCTCACTCCCAGGTGCTCTTTCATGCCTGGGGTGCTCCCTCACTCCCGAGTGCACTCTCACTCCCATGGCACTCCTTCACTCCCATGGCACTCCCTCACTCCCAGGGTGCTCCCTGACCCACGGGATGCTCTTTCACTTCTGGATGCACCTTCACTCCTGGGCGCTTCCTCACTCGGGCCCACACTCTCAGCAGTTTCCCCACTCCCAGGGGTGATCCCTCACTCCCAGGAAACTCCCTCACTCCTGTGATGCTCCCTCACTCCTAGGAGTTCCATCTAAATGTGCTCCCTCATTCCCAGACGCTCCCTCACTCTGGGGAAAATCTCTCCTGCCTCGACCCTCCCTCGTGAGATTGCTCTGTCC
It includes:
- the LOC138750745 gene encoding uncharacterized protein; this translates as MASKGLTSPILVGLQIRERGGTTRKRVDRGEGTGGGIPTIRTRSRQTKLKQTINRLESQLAELWNQSHQLVELYRMKQGFPFSKPDYDPRVVLPGLEGVLGRRGELPWLLGCLRYIAFLRHYLCLVQDDVRDLLPGDGPLTGLLSSLLTLLEGLELNAEVLRGLLEPGVGPMPKEHFPPSWPPAEPGEGNVFRRKQLGLAACISLIAWLGHSRGGFLAFL